The following proteins are encoded in a genomic region of Bacteroidota bacterium:
- a CDS encoding DNRLRE domain-containing protein yields MKNRTEAFLNIVRYLKISQLCLLVFFISNILIVNLSIAQSPLVLQPSSANGKDAKLWYLSSQTGTFGPSNTSNFGNCSDFQISEWTWNSGNSGSGHLHQLIEFDLSSIPFGATIDSAFFSLYFSPTPSEPDHWSPSGSNATLIQRVIQPWNEQTVTWNTAPATTTQNQVIMPQSTSLTQDYENLDVSNLIQDIIDNPTTGFGFKLQMQTASYYRRLVFASSDHSDSTKHPKLVVYYNACAAQPINLGNDTLICQTDTLLLDAGNFAASYLWSTGETTQTISVSPLFTTEYYITITDTSACESYDTILVEIANLPISNLFGDTTICYGDSLILIVGGTGTNYYWSTDQYVDSILVTNSGMYYVTISDGCGFIIDSVYVQVTPAPSVNFNNNISFCNGGSAILDAGNPGSNYFWSTGETTQSITVTTSGLYSIVVNNECGFATEIVNINAVPQPIVNLGNDTTICEGDSVFLDAQNTGLSILWSNGDTNQTIFASPGTPTIFSVLVDNFGCSDSDSILITPLPSPSVFLGEDTTVCEKDSIFLDAGNPGAIFLWSDGATNQAVTIMPDFAMTIFVDVAYSGCIDSDTFEIDIFPVPLVNLGNDTVLCEGNTFELNAGNPGNDFFWSTGETSQQITISNLGLYYVAVTNECEDTEGDSINVSLVQNPVTYLGNDTTIGFSQIYTIDAGAGFISYLWSNGQTNQTILVDSSLINSGANYFSVMVTDSNNCSASDSIIIYLTENQVINMQTGWSIISTYMNPFQSNIDSVMNYLFPEIILVKNTNGMVYWPLFGLNNIGDLVLGEGYQIKMNSPQTLVVYGNASVPELSPITILQNWSFIGYLRQSQALIESMLAPIVNEIVIVKNGNGLIYWPSFGINNIVNMIPGEGYQIKTLNSVVFTYLAN; encoded by the coding sequence ATGAAAAATAGAACTGAGGCATTTTTGAATATTGTGCGGTATCTGAAAATAAGTCAATTATGTTTACTTGTTTTTTTTATTTCAAATATTTTAATAGTAAATCTATCAATAGCGCAATCTCCTTTGGTTCTTCAACCTAGTTCTGCTAATGGAAAAGATGCTAAACTTTGGTATCTTTCTTCTCAAACCGGAACTTTTGGGCCTTCTAATACAAGCAATTTTGGAAATTGTTCAGATTTTCAAATTTCAGAATGGACTTGGAATAGCGGCAATAGTGGATCTGGGCACTTGCATCAATTAATTGAGTTTGATTTAAGCTCAATTCCTTTTGGAGCGACTATTGATAGTGCTTTCTTTTCATTATATTTTTCTCCAACTCCTTCCGAACCCGACCATTGGAGTCCGAGCGGATCAAACGCTACCTTAATTCAAAGAGTAATTCAACCGTGGAACGAGCAAACAGTAACATGGAATACAGCGCCGGCTACTACTACCCAAAATCAGGTCATAATGCCTCAATCTACAAGTTTAACTCAAGATTATGAAAACTTAGATGTTTCGAATTTGATACAGGATATTATAGATAATCCTACAACAGGTTTTGGTTTCAAATTGCAAATGCAAACTGCAAGTTACTATCGTAGATTAGTTTTTGCATCAAGCGATCACTCGGATAGTACGAAGCACCCAAAGTTGGTTGTGTATTATAATGCTTGTGCAGCACAACCCATAAATCTTGGCAACGACACTTTAATTTGCCAAACCGATACTTTGCTTTTAGATGCGGGAAATTTCGCTGCAAGCTATTTGTGGTCAACAGGCGAGACTACTCAAACAATTTCTGTAAGTCCCTTATTTACTACTGAATATTATATTACAATAACAGACACTTCAGCCTGCGAATCTTATGATACAATTTTAGTAGAAATAGCCAATTTGCCCATTTCGAATTTATTTGGAGATACTACAATTTGTTATGGCGACTCTTTGATTTTGATTGTAGGAGGGACGGGGACAAACTATTATTGGTCAACCGACCAATATGTTGATTCAATTTTGGTTACAAATTCAGGTATGTATTATGTTACAATCTCTGATGGTTGCGGATTTATTATTGATTCTGTATATGTTCAAGTTACACCTGCTCCTTCGGTAAATTTTAACAATAATATTAGTTTTTGTAATGGTGGTTCAGCAATTCTTGATGCCGGAAATCCAGGCTCAAACTATTTTTGGTCAACCGGTGAAACTACTCAAAGTATTACAGTGACCACAAGTGGATTGTACAGCATTGTTGTAAATAATGAATGTGGTTTTGCTACCGAAATTGTGAATATTAATGCAGTTCCACAACCAATTGTAAATCTCGGAAACGATACTACAATATGCGAAGGAGATTCTGTTTTTCTTGATGCGCAAAACACTGGATTAAGTATTTTATGGTCGAACGGCGATACTAATCAAACAATATTTGCATCGCCCGGTACACCAACTATTTTCAGCGTTTTAGTTGATAATTTTGGATGTTCAGATTCAGATTCTATACTAATTACTCCCCTTCCGTCTCCTTCAGTTTTTCTTGGCGAAGACACTACAGTTTGTGAAAAAGACAGTATTTTTCTTGATGCCGGTAATCCGGGCGCAATTTTTCTTTGGTCTGATGGTGCTACAAATCAAGCTGTTACTATTATGCCGGATTTTGCAATGACCATTTTTGTAGATGTTGCATACTCCGGATGTATTGATTCTGATACTTTTGAGATTGATATATTTCCAGTTCCTCTGGTTAATCTTGGAAATGATACTGTTTTATGCGAAGGCAACACCTTTGAACTAAATGCTGGAAATCCCGGAAACGATTTTTTCTGGTCAACAGGAGAAACTTCCCAGCAAATAACAATTTCAAATTTAGGATTATATTATGTAGCAGTTACAAATGAATGCGAAGATACTGAGGGAGATAGCATAAATGTTTCATTAGTTCAAAATCCCGTAACATATCTTGGAAACGATACAACTATTGGGTTTTCACAAATTTATACGATTGATGCCGGTGCAGGATTTATTTCATATTTATGGAGCAACGGCCAGACAAACCAAACAATTTTGGTAGATAGTTCTTTGATAAATTCAGGAGCAAACTATTTTTCAGTAATGGTTACAGATAGTAATAATTGTTCTGCAAGTGATTCAATAATAATTTATTTGACAGAAAACCAAGTAATAAATATGCAAACCGGTTGGAGTATTATTTCAACTTATATGAACCCATTTCAATCGAACATTGATAGTGTGATGAATTATTTATTTCCTGAAATTATTCTTGTAAAAAATACAAACGGAATGGTTTATTGGCCACTTTTCGGATTGAACAATATTGGAGATTTAGTGTTAGGTGAAGGCTACCAAATAAAAATGAACTCTCCACAAACGCTTGTTGTTTATGGAAATGCTTCGGTTCCAGAACTCAGCCCAATTACAATCCTGCAAAATTGGAGTTTTATTGGATATTTGCGGCAATCTCAGGCATTAATAGAATCTATGTTAGCACCAATAGTGAACGAAATTGTGATTGTGAAAAACGGCAATGGACTTATTTATTGGCCTTCATTTGGCATAAATAATATTGTCAATATGATTCCTGGTGAAGGCTATCAAATAAAAACTTTAAATTCGGTTGTTTTTACTTATCTTGCGAATTGA